CTTTCTGGCATAAAGAGAGGATAACGTTAATCTTGTCCATCATTATCTAAATATAATGGATAACGTTACTAAGCATTCAATAACTTGTATACAACGGGTAAATACTATTCCCTCCCTtttagtttatgtgaacctattttctttttaatctgTTCCAAAAAAAATGATcattttctaaatttaaaaacaatttagcttaaacttctaATATTAGCATTAataagaagtttttataaccacacaattGCACTGGCCCCTTTTCttacttgtttaggaccacaaattttaaaaaaattcatttttttaaatttcatgttcagtcaaacaggttcacataaattgaaacggatggtaTATTTACGCTGACACAGTCTAACACAATAAGAATCCATAATACAATATAGTACGAGCTACAAAGTAGCAAAGTAGTAGCAGTTATTACTGAAATAGTAAAGGGATGGAGATAAAATTACTAGGGACCAAGTTACTACTTGCATTATGGCTACTGATATTTGCCGTATGTGGTGGTTATTCCCACCGGCCGACGGTGGGACTGCAGTGGCCGGAACGGCAGCAGCAAAAGGAGGAAGTAGGTTCACATGAAGCACGACGTAATTTGCAGTCTAATGGACTCggcttgtgtaacgacccgaccggtcgttttgagtattacaaccccgttttcccatttactattcaaattgggctttacagttgttgtgtgacttgccggggcaattggttcgggtccagtaaggttttggaataaattggaacacttagttccaaggtttaaagcttaagttaaaatagtggtcggatgtcgacttatgtgtaaatgacctcggaatttaattctgatgattccaatagctctgtatgttgcttttggacttaggagtgtgtccgaaaaattatttggaggtccatagtggaattaggcttgaaatgccgaaagttgaactTTTTGTAAAGTTtaactgggggttgactttttgatatcgaaatcgaaatccagttctgaaatttttcataactctgttatgtcgttaatgacttgtgtgcaaaatttgaggtcaatcggacatgaattgataggttccgtaGTCCtctgtagaaactagaaatttcaaagttcattaggcttgaattggggtgtaattcatggttttagcgttgtttgaggtgaattgagggttcgactaagtccgtatgatgttttaggacttgttagtatatttggttgaggtcccgagggattcgggtgagttttggatggttaatggataatttttggccttggtgagattgctaatatctgttgctgcatttttcggattttctctttcgcgttcgcaagtgggccctcgcgttcgcgaaaaggaaTTTCAGGCAGacaggatttactcttcgcgttcgcgagggggtctcgcgttcgcgaagaggagctgggttgtgcatcgcgttcgcgtttggtatatcgcgttcgcgaagggaaacatagtgggcATAGGTTtttgccttcgtgttcgcgaagaggtcTCCGTAAAGCATCGTGTTCGCTaacagtgtctcgcgttcgcgaagagcaaatgttgggaagcacattttgtgcttcgcgaacgcgagggacctgtcgcgttcgcgaagaagagaggtctggacagaaagtttaagttcagaaaatgggacttcgtccctttttctatttttaacgatttagggctcggattgaggcgatatttgggagattttcaggggaaacaacggggtaagtgttcttaactcaatattggttaaattacccggatccatggttgtttttaatatttaataggtgaattaagttaaaaaattgtgaaaaccctcttggtttaatttggagatttgagggtcgagttgatgtcgtatttgagtaaattttatatggttggacgcGTGGTTAAATGGGCATTAATATTTTGTatctttcatcggattccgagacgtgggcccctcgggtgatttttggggcgtaatttcggattttctggaaatattagtattttgatatggaattaattcctataaattttgtgggctaaatcaaattaattgtgactagattcgagccgtttgaaagttgatacacgcagagtggaattgctggagcattgcttagcttgctcgacattggatttggcttgttcgaggtaagtaactgttgggaccaaacacactcacgcaagtatacgtggtcgtcaagtaataaagtagtgaataaagtatcgttcccacgaaaacttatgattaacttttgactaattcaaacacgagtagcttatcgattcaaaatatttctgacaaaatatataattttctaaattactacctaaagGCTATCAAGTAATGAATTACTAAGAAtcaaacacaacacttaaatagttttgaataacaatcaataggatataatattccagggtcacgggttatctaacaatcatgttgcattcttagtttaaaataactaattggtttatctggattgttgattcacaaggttgatattactcataagaatctgtcgagtccttactcgcctattcaagctaaattaatacctatatgtctatggaattaagtttaacaagaacgcatttacaattcctgtattgcaaccgagtaaggcaattaggtatatgtctatcctaattgcgaatccgttccccgattcacgggtttaagaacttactctatttaattctatatgcaatctagagtttccactttcgagttcaactctagattcgtagatagtatttcactgttagctactcagcaaaataattaaaaacagaattaaataaacaacccaatatgataaaatcaacttcgtcaaattaaacttcaaacatcaacattcatgtatacccatgaccctagaacaatagggttcttagccactcatattcaggcaatcatcaaaaattgtattttcaaacataaattcaatgaatactaggaaagggatggaagaattgatcaaatccttgcTTTCCAGTGTTTTGTGCCTCTCTTCTCCTTTAAATCACGTTTTCTTCcttcaaaaataggtttaggttggcttttatatgagttgggggcgtctaggggtcgaaataaccgaatCCTAGTCAAAAAAGGAGAATTCCCGTTGTGAGCGTCCAGGCCAGCGTGGGGCACTGGACCTGGCGCTCAAACTTCTTTGCTTCTGTAAAGTGCGCCACAGCGagcgccccacgctggctgtGGCGCTCAACTTCTTTTTCTACAATTTTGtcccgatttcgctccaattcgcgccctttcatcccaaattgcatccgaatgattcctacacatagaaataccaaaactTAGCACAaacaatcatattaaacatctcaaattatcgagacatgagcaaaatgtgaggcgatatataccaaaatatgcattcattaagccgattatcaacaccccatacttaaatTCTTGTTCGTCCTCGAGCACTGGAACTATCTAAGCACTAAAGAGGacttcacaattaattcaatcaaTTCACCCTACCTGTTGACTATGATCGATGTCGGCCATTAAGCATGAACacacaaatttcacattcttaCCATTTTTGAATAACGCAAGTATACTCAATGTTTTTCAACCAACTCAATCAACTCAAGCAACCTCTCCACAACAACCTTACCTCAAGAgacgactcgttaccactaagcatcctcaacTCACGCATTCACCCAACACTAATATCAAAGTGCAATATCACCAATCCGTCAtgaaatcaagtgccctcaccacaagcaaaagagtgaatatcaaAGTAGTTCACAAATTTgaatatgtcattgaacataaattaaggatatcacacaattgaacaacattcactcactctcccaaagaattcatgtgcatcccgtggtcgtaccataagcttgcccatagtgtacatctctactaatctaagttaGCTAactctaggatcaattaggactttaaggttgtaatgtaggctaagggatgggtaggatacatttgggagtagtgactaaccctcctaagcactttaatacactatattcataattcaagcgcaatatcttctcaacccattcacttgtcatacaccataaATAACATAGCCTCTTTTCCATTAAGCATCTCTAAGGATTCACTAGCACTAGTGAGATAGATTAGGAGGTGTGTATCTTTCTTCATTATTtgaacttcttcttctttttaacacactccatacattgaagttcataaactagtgacctttattcacaattttagtgcaccttaGGGGCCCTTTCATGGTTCCACTCGGAAGCCACTTCCTAATCTTTCACCTTACTacttttagcgactaagtgccttaggaggttaaggttcaacaatctcaccttaagaacaattaggagtacggcttgtaatgtggttgccaaggaaacggtctataggctcaaaggggctagcaatgGGAAAATTTTATCTGTCAGTGACAAGCACCtttatggtcaagcaagaaacgcctatgtcatctcctagactagcacaacttaatgatttcgcgTCGATTAACagacggggcaagttctagactacacagggTAGCACAGAATATTAACAATCCTTAAACACATATGGCACTTGACTCACTCAAGACGGTTTTGTGcgactctcaagtcaagcaagcatatCAAGTTGAGGATCTTTAAGCAACACTGCGCTAGGTGGTATACAAGTCAATCAACTGAGAAAACAGCGTCAAAGAGTAAGCTACTTTAATTTACTTGGGCATTACAATTCAACTCATATACGCAGGAAGATAGAGCACATGCCCTAACTTAATTTAccaacaccaaacatgtcaacaggtacctcagatcaATCTCAATTTTCTCCCTTAtcctacttctaaaaagaaataaaacaaaacacccggttcgagctacacccttggaaaagaaccggcgtccaaagataaaccaagggatactacctaactatcaaaagtaaaacaaagagaatatttttggtatttttaatcagACTTTTCATCCCTCAGGAAAAGTGTCcaatagatccatcgtcgggaaaagtcttcttttttttgttagtcttaaactaagctaaaaggtgaaagagaaaaaataaaaaaatataaaataataataacactaaAAATTTCAATTCAAGGAGTATtccctccaccccacacttaaataagGCATAGTCCCCGATGCTAAATAAATTCGAAAATAAGGCGGCGGCAATGTGCGCATCATCATCCCCAAAGGGTACCAAAGCCATTGGTCCCATATCGTCATCATCATCCGCATTATCAGATTCTTCGCCAGtgttttcatcctcagatggatgaATGGGACTGCCTGGTGCTATGCCCAACATCTCCTTGGAAGAATTGGAGAGATCACTACGCATCTGCGCGCGCTCCCCATCTGACACCCCAAGCTTGCTCATAATAACATTGAGGGATTTGTAAAGATACCTGTTGAAATTTTTGTCCCTCTCATTCCTAGCAGCTTGGGTGAGCTTGGATGTGGGTTCTAGCATGGATGTGATGTCTAACAATGTTGTGGAtgcctccactacctcatcatagcCAGGGTACTCTGGCACCCCACGAGAGAGCATGTATTGTGTTAAGGTGTTGCCGAAGAAAAACCTTTTTATCCTTCCTCCAAAACGGGTGCGGGTCATCTCCCTAAGCATGAGCTCACCCATATTTATGGGGTGCCCGGTCATCAAAAAGTAAATCAcacacactcgagctcgagtgcacTCAGTATTATGTCCAACGGGCATTAATCTAGCTTGCACAAAGTTTTGCCAAACCTTGGCCGTTTTGTTGAAGTCGAAACGGAGCATTTCAAGGTGAATATTGCCCTTAGTTCGCGTACATCTTGCATTAGAATCAACGCCACAAAGAGTATGACATATTGCTTGGTAGTTTGAACTTTTGACGAACTTTCGAAGCCTTCGTGGGTCAGGACTATCAACTCCTAAAAATTGACACAAGGCTTCCCTATCCATTGGAATTTCCTGACCTCTAACCCATGACATGTCATTTTTCTCGTTCCAGTTAGCATATAACTCTCTTACCTTGCTGAGATTTGCCGGGCCCGGACATTCGAGGAGCTTATCCATCTTCTTTTCAATCAATGTAGCAAGTATATCTGGGAAGTTCCATTCTAAAGCTTTCACATTTATCCCCATTTCAGATACATATCGCCCATATGGAATAAAAGTATCATGCCATTTGATGGCGTCCTCCCGAACAAGTTCCACTCGAGGCTGTGGTGGCCTTTCAGACCCACTAGCCTGTTGCTTTCCTTTGGCTTGTCGGGAGGAGCTCTCGCCTTGCCTGCATTTCTTTGGAGGGGGAGCAGTAGTGGAGGATTTCCCCACCCCTTTTCCTTTAGCGGCATCGTCACAAGCCATAGCAACCTTAGAGTCTTGAGATGGAATTGAGCAAGATTTATTGAAGAATATTGAAATTTTGAGAGAAAaggggaagaagaagatgaaagcGTGAGTGAACTGAAGAATGGGGTTTTTCGGTTGTGAGTGTGTATTTAGGTGGGGGAGTGGGTTTGGGTTATTGGGTATTGGTTGGGATGTTAGTGTATATGGGTAATTGGGTAATTGAGTagggtatttttaattaaataaagaaaacaaaaaataaaataaaatgaaatttaCCTGAGCCGCCagcccagcgccccacgctggggcTAGCGCTGGAACTTCTCATGCACTGGAAAGTGCGCCCCAGGCAACGTGGGGCGCTGGCCTGGGCGCTCGCATCGGacattttctttttttataaaaTCCCGACTATCCGATCACTCGATATATACATTACACACATTCtacaccaaaaaaataaaattgggttgcctcccaacgagcgcctaatttaacgtcgcggcacgactcaaCACATGTTTAAGCATCAGTTAAGTCCActgaggtcttgtgacgtgcaatgtcaccaccccaataatgttttatcctctggccatttaccaagaaggtaCCACTTGAGCTCTTATCACGTAGTTCCACCGCTCCGTGAGGCCTCACATTTACCACAACAAAAGGACCTGCCCAACCGGACTTGAGCTTTCCAGGGAATAGCTTCAACCTTGAATTGAACAAAAGAACTTCTTGACCCGGCTCAAACTCTCGATGTTGAATGTGTTTGTCATGCCACCTCTtcgtcttttctttatataatttggaATTTTCAtatgcatgcaatcgaaactcatcaagctcgttgagttgcagCAATCTATTCTCACCAGCTGAGTCCatatccatatttagctttttgatcgcccaataagctttatgttcaagCTCGACTGGCAAGTgtcatgccttcccataaactaacatgtacggagaagtacctatgggagtcttgtatgcagtttgatatgcccataatgcatcgtCCAGCTTTCCTGCCCAGTCTTTTCAATTTccacttactgttttctccagaatctgctttacctctctgtttgAAACtcctacttgaccactcgtttggggatgataggcagtggaaactttgtgcttaactccatattttacgagaacattattcagcaatttgttacaaaagtgagttcctccgtcgcttatcaacactcttggagtcccaaagcgcgtgaagatgtgcttctttacaaaacTTACCACTACCTTTGTGTCATTAGTAGgcagagcaatggcctccacccacttagaaacatagtcgaccgccaccaaaatgtacctgtgaccattagagtatgggaacggtcccatgaaatcaatcccccaaacatcaaaaagctctactgtcagaatattttgcaagggcatctcgtgcttccttgtgatagttccggttctttggcatctgtcacaatttttaacaaaggcatgtgcatccttaaataattttggccaatagaaacctgattgtagcactttttgggcggttctatccccaccgtgatgacctccatatggcgaagcatgacagccatgcaatattgcattcatctcttcTTTAGGAACACACCTTTGCACTAACTGATCTACGcattgcctatataagaatggctcatcccatatgtagagcctcacatcatgtaagaatcttcttctcttatcaggtgttaattctagtggtgtcaccccacttgcaataaaattcacataatccgcATACCATGGgacttcacctgaggtgactgttAATAGCTGatcatcaggaaatgtttctttgattgactctccttcagctacatggttctgactttctaatctggacaagtgatcaaccacttgattttctgtcccttttcgatctcggatttctaagtcaaattcttgcaagaggaggacccaacaaatcagcctcggcttggcatctttattttcaaacaagtatatgatagctgaatgatctgtgtagacgacaactttggttcccactagataagatctgaacttgtcaaatgcccataccactgcaagcaactctttttcagtaactgtataattcatctgagctggattcatagttttgctcgcataataaatggagtgaaatattttatcccttctttgccccaaaacagctccgattgctatgtcacttgcatcgcacatcaactcatatGGCAGTCCCCAATCTGGGgcgatgataattggtgcagtcaccaaccttcccttcagctcctcaaatgctttcagacatgcatcatcaaacttgaaggtaacatctttctctagaagcctgcataaTGGAGAAGAAAtgtttgaaaaatctttaatgaatcgacgataaaaacctgcatggcccaagaaactgcgaatgcccttgacggatgtcggtgggggcaatttttcaattgcCTCCACCTTTGCTTTGTCCACCTGTAAACCATGttttgacaccttgtgccccaaaactataccttcacgtaccatgaaatggcactttttccAGTTGAGtaccaagtttgtctcttcacacctagctagcactttatcaaggttcgttaaacaattatcaaaagaacatccaaacacagaaaaatcatccatgaatacttctacaaatctttcaaccatgtcagtaaaaatagccatcatacacctttgaaaagtcgcaggtgcattacagagaccaaagggcattctcttgaacgcatacgtgccatagggacatgtaaatgtggttttctcttggtcctctggggctatagcaatctgattataccccgaataaccatctaggaaatagtagtattcctgtcctgctaacctatcaagcatttggtcaataaaggggagggggaagtggtcctttcgggtggctttgttcaattttctataatctatgcaaattctccacccagtgacagttcttgtaggaattaagtcattattttcattaaccactacagtcatcccccctttctttggcacacattgaacggggcttacccatttgctatcagagattgggaatacaatacctgcatcaagccacttaatcacttcttttcttaccacctctttcatgattggatttaggcggcgttgttgctctacactttgtttgtgtccgtcctccatgaggattttatgcatgcagaaagctggactaatgcctttgatgtcagacatcgtccacccaattgctcgcttgtgctcacgtagcactctcaacaacttttcttcctgcaatttagacaagtcagaagaaacaataacaggtaaagtgtcaaaACTTCctaaataagcatattgaaggtgagggggtaggggtttaagctccaattttggagcttcttcaattaaCGGCTTTGGagggggggccacttggcctattcaggggctcaagcGGGTTTATTCCTtacatgtaagcacatgatgcatctaggatatgcatcatctcctcaacctcatcatcaatctccaagctatcaaacatcatgattgctttttctagagaatcgtctagatatacactcgtgtcaaaaagtttctcatccacctccactacagatatcatagagagctcctcatagtggcggggaagttggatcgcTTTGTATACATTAaaaactgcttcctcgttgtccaccctcataatcatttttccctctcgcactttaattattgcatcaccagtagccaagagaggtcgtcccaatatgattggaacttgttcatcagcctcaaaatcaagaataatgaagtcagctgggaagataaatttcccaatttgcagcaatacatcttcaattactccttcagggtaggctatggacctatcagctaattgcaacatcacagtggttggtcttggagctcccagacccaattgcttaaataATGACAAGGGCATTAaatttatgcttgcccccaaatcacaaagggCACGACCCACGTCAATATTACCAATTTGTACagggatggtgaagctgccaggatccttaagcttttgaggaagcttgttttggacccttgaagtgcactcctcagtaagtgcaactatttcgaactcagtcaatttcatcttgtgagccactatatcttttatgtacttagcatattttgggatttcacgaagtacatccaccaacGGAGTATTCAATTGAACTTGGCttaacatagagagaaatttattgaacatgcgatcatcattctttttctgcaatctctgagggaaaggtggtggtggccttacagcctccactggctctgaacttgcatcatttttctttgactcgtgtattgccttagggatTAGCTCCCTCTCAGGTATAGGActgttctttctcttctttggcacttcttctagttccctcccatttctgagtgtaactgcattaacttgagggttcttctctgtatcactgggaagcaCGCCTgcaggtctagtattttgatttgctgctaactgtcccatttgcctctcaagatttctgaaatcggtcctgagttgttgattatcaagcaacaacttcttcagcaagtcattcgtactctcttctgtttGTAGGGGTGGTCTCTGAGGTTGATTGAAATTTCCTTGGGGCCTATACTGGTTCTGATTCTATTGATTTcctccccatgagaagttaggatgattcttccaatttggattgtaagtattcccatattgtgcatgctgaTTCATTGGACCCCTGCTCTGttgtcccacatagtatatagactcaagattcgtggggcacatgtcactcatatgactgtcaccacatagttcgcaacaaatagacatctgttgtacatgttgTGTTTGTTgcgttgtcattctattcatctgatttgccaattttgctatatcggctctcatggcggagaagtcatcaagctcaatcaacccggctGCCTTCTATTTAATTGCCCTtcttgaatccccctctccttgccaattatggtcattggcagtgaagttatttagcaagagttgtatttcactatacggccttgccatgcaactacctccacaagctgagtcaatattcatctttgatgcttcatctaacccatcaacaaaagtgtgacccaatacctcatcaatCTGACAATGATGcaggcagtctctgagtagcttcttgtatctttcccaagcttgacgaagtgtctcgccatccctttgttggaacccaagaatttggctcctcagtgactttgtcttcttagttgggaaaaacttgattaagaatttccttgctagatcatcccaagtgtggatggagTTCGCGGGCTctttttgcaaccattccttagcttcacccaacagtgaaaagggaaatagtgtcagcctgacatagtccttggaaacgttcggataattgtaagtgtccgtaatttccaagaagttctgaatgtgcctctgcgggtcctcgtgagatagacccacatattgtcctgtggactgaatcagctgtaccatgtactgtttgagttcaaaatgcccagtgatatcaggcttcacaatagcctgagtcatattcgcaagattgggccttgcggctttaatcaccggacgctcttcattacctgccatctctattggctgtggttgaactacgatgtccaactctttTTCTATTCTCATTCTAGCTTAGAGTTCACttctcactctatgaagtgttcgttcgatttctggatcaagaggaatgaggttgtttgcacttctactcctccacATTCAAGAGAAGATCttgcgttaacacaaacaaggcaaactgaaaattaaaacttgaacaaata
This region of Nicotiana tomentosiformis chromosome 4, ASM39032v3, whole genome shotgun sequence genomic DNA includes:
- the LOC138909343 gene encoding uncharacterized protein, translated to MDMDSAGENRLLQLNELDEFRLHAYENSKLYKEKTKRWHDKHIQHREFEPGQEVLLFNSRLKLFPGKLKSGWAGPFVVVNVRPHGAVELRDKSSSGTFLVNGQRIKHYWGGDIARHKTSVDLTDA